The DNA sequence CATCTTCTTTTGCTCCTGGCGAAAAAGTCTCTAAACTTGTTGCCAAAGGATTGTGAATTAGTTGTGTCTTATTAAAACCCTGCTGCAAAAAAGTTCGTTTGGCAAACAGGCTCGGAACAGCAATGCGGTCTGCTAACTGATATTCTTGTAACTCTTGAGCAACAATTTCAGGATAAACTTCACTTGATACGAATTTTAATCCTAATTGCTTATATTCTTCTTCCAAAATTTGAGATTGTACTGTAATATGAGCCGAACTACGCTCCAAAATTACAGGAATACCATTTTGTTTTGCCCAATTAATGGTCGGTTCAGCCATAGAAGACCAGACATGAATCAAAGTACTTCCCTCTAGATAAAGTACTGCTGCCTGAGCGAACCAACGATAGCTTTGGGGGAGAAATTTCTTCATCACCTTTTCACCGCCAATTTTGGGGATAGCTCGGTTAAGTATTAGTGTTAAAGGCAAACTCACCACCTTGTCATCAGGGACTCCCCATTGACGGGTTTTAAATTTCGGATAGTTGGTGATCACGCGGTGTAACCAACCGGCTTGATACAATTCTCTGGCTAAATCAATCGCGTGCCAGCGACCGCCGACTACAATAGTAACTTTAGGATTTGTCATTGCTAACTTTAAGAGGGCGAAATTTTATCGAGAAACTGAAAATACGTTACGAGTACCTCGACGTAAAGCATAGAAAAAAGATAAGAATCGTTGGTAACCATTAGCACCAAACCAACTCATTAAAGCTATCGCTATACTTAAACGAAAATATTCTTTAGAAAAGAACAACCAAGGATCATGTCTGAGGGCTTGTGAACGGAAGTAACTAGCTTGCTGGTAATCTTTTGTCTGACATTGCAAAGCTTTCCATCCCACGACTAAATTAGCAGTGCCATAGCTTTTGTTTCTTAAGAACAAATCTTCCCAAGCAGCAGTGGCAAAAGCTTTTTCAATGACTAATTGATAGCCTTTAGCCATTGCTTGCCAGTTCCTAGAGCCACTGTTAGGGACTTGTCGATAGTAAACTAGAGATTCTTTGACTACTTTAAACTGATAGTAATTGGCAATTCTGAGCCATATGTCCCAGTCTTCCACAAAAGAACCTAAATTACAGTCAAATACTCCACATTTTTCAAAACACTCTCGGCGAACCATTGGCACACTGCCACATTCAATTAAATTACCTTTAGTCAGTTCTTGCCACACGTCTCCTTCTTGCTGATGATTTACTACTCGACCAGTACTATTTCCTTGCTCATTGATATAAGTAACCCAGGTATAAACCAACCCTACTTCAGGATGACTATCTAAGACTTCTACTTGTTTGGCTAGTTTCGTAGACTCCCACAGATCGTCTGCATCGAGAAAAGCCAGATATTCTCCTTGAGATTCGCTAATTCCAGTGTTTCGCGCTGCTGTAGCCCCCAGATTAGCTTGAGAAATTAATTTGACTTGGCGATCGCTAACTTCCTGAGTTATCCATTCTTCGATCTTGTCAGTACTGCCATCGTTAATCACCACTACCTCAAAATCTGTATATGTTTGTTTGAGAACATTCGCTATCGTCTCTGGCAAATAAGCCATTGCATTATAGGCTGGGATAACAACTGAAACTTTAGGCATTAATAACTCCTTAAATATTAATTTTTAGATTAATTAATTTAATGTGCTAAACCGATTACTAGACAAAGGAAGCCAAGAAAAACTTTCTTGAAAGGCAATTCCTAAAATGACTAAACCTGGCCAATAAAGATGAGCGAGACTTTCAAGATTTTCTCCTGAAGTAAAAATGAGCAAAACCAAAATAATCTTTAAGCCCACTTGGGCTATTTGAGACTTTTGGGCTTTGACAACTAGCTTTACTAAACTCCAAACTAAAGGTATTGCTAAACCCAAACAACCCACTAATCCATGATTGTAAAGTACACTAAACCAAGTGTGATGAGTTCCAATTGCTATATTTGCTGTTATTGTTGGTCCGCCATCGCCAACTGTGCCATGTCCCCAGATCAAAGCTTCATTCTTCCAACGATAGAGGGCGATTTTTGCTAAGGCAGCTCGGACTTCAGAAGAACCAGCTCTACTGCTGGTAAACTTATCTTGAGCAGCTTGCATCACATTAATAATTGTTGGTGCTAAAAAACCGCTGCCAAAAGCAACTAATCCAGTCAGCAACTGAATTAAAGGACGAGATATATTCGCTAACAACCAACTTAAAAACCAAGCTATGGGCAAACAAACAATTGCCAGCCTGGAAGCAGAACCCACTATCATGGCAACGGCGCCGCTCATCCCTAGCAATCTCCATTTGCGGTCTGGTTCTTGAAGCGCCAGAAAAAAATAGATATTGGCAACTAAACCCAAGGCAGGAGGCCACGGAGCAAATAATTGCAAACGAAATTCAGTACCGTTATCCATCATGCTGCCAAAAACATATACTTGATAAAAATTTTCACTCCCGCCAAAAACATGAAGGGGAGAATTGAAAGCTAGATCGGGAATTCTTACAAGACTGGCTATCATGACCATGACTAGACCTTGAACACAAAAAATACAAATAGCTCGATAAATTAGCTGAGGGCGAATTTTAAGACTGCCGACAAGCATAAACAAAGGAAAAAGCAGCCAGGTTCTGAAGCATCGATTAACTGAAGAGTTGATCATTTTGGCTAAACCTAGATCAAAATCGAAATGTCCGACAATTAGAGCTATTTGAATCATCACCATCCCGATAACCCACAACCATACAGTAAAAGGGATCGTTATTTTGTCTTCTGGAAGAGTTGCTGTCGTCTGATTCCACCATTGCCAAAAAAGATATAGAACTAGAAAATATCCAAGCAAAGGCGCGAGTAAGTATTGTCCTCCTAAATAATAGATCAAGTATGTTCCAATTATGTAATACCAAATCAGTTTTTCTGGCAGGTTTTGAGGCGCGATGGTCGCGATAGTTTTCATTTTTTGAGAATCTCTTGAACAATATTGCGGGAATTAGATAAAGATTTATGGTTGTTGTGGTTAGAGTTGTTCTCCCAAAACAAAGGAGCATAAAATCGGCGATCGCGCCACCAAAGCGAGCAAATGCCAGTAGTTAGCAGTAAAGAAGAAAAGAATGAACCTAAAAGTACATATTTGTAATTGGGTGAAGTTAATTCTTTGGGCAAGCTTGGCTGAGATATGAGGGACATGGGAGGGTAAGCAGCGGAGGTCTGCGATTTATTTAGATCTGCTCTGGTGGCAGTAGAAGAAAATACAGCCTCTGAGAGTTGTACGTCCCGACGCAATTTTTCTAGCTCGGAACCATATCGAGTTAGGGTTGCCAGCTTAGTTTCTAAAGAAGTAATTTGTTTGTTTAATTCCGTAGCTTGATTTTCTAATCCCTTCTCCTCGGCTTGCGAAGAAATCAATTCTTGAAATAAGTCAGCTCGCTGAGATTCAGATGAATTGTTGCTATTGGTATTAAGAGTTTTCAGGGTAGCTTGAGTAAAAGGTCTGCCTAAAAGTGACTCACCTCGCTGATAGAGTTCTGCCTCAATGTCATTTTTTTCTGCCTGTTGAGCCACAACCGATGGATAATTGTCTAAATATTTCGCTTTTAGCTTGATTAATTCTGTACTGACCTGGCTATAGTTGTTTAAATACTCTTTAAATTGAGGATCTGAATTTAGAATCAAAGCGTCAGCAGCTTCGCGGGTAGATAAACCTAAATTACTCGATAGTTCATTGGAACGAGCTGTTACCTTTTGCTTTTCGGCGGTTATTTCCGAGCTTTGTAGTCGTAATTGTTCAATGTTATTAACTAAAATATTGGGCTGTTCCCCCGAACTTAGTCGAGTTCTAGTTTGAAAATCGGCTAATTTCTTTCGCGCTGCCTCTAATTTTTGTCTCGTTTGTTTGAGAGTTTTTTCTAAATTTTGACTTTGATTACCGCTTTCATCTTCCCTCAATCGGTTTAAATTTTCCTCAAGAGCGCTTTGCAATGCCAATGCTTTTGCTTGAGCTATTCGTGGTGTATTGCCTTCAATCTGAAGTTGAATCAAAGTTGTGTTTTCAATAATCTGGACTTTGGGATTGCCAAATTTTTTGCTTGGCACCTTGATTTTGCTAGCTGAGGCTTTTAAAACCTCATCAGTTTCCACTAAATATTTATAGTTTTCTCGTGGATCGGCAAAATCGCTATTGAAGGGAGACCCACTTTCAGATGAGGCTTGCCCAACTTCTGGCAGATTGATGCTTGTGGATAAATTGCTACTGGGAAGAGCGATCGCCCACTTACTGGTGTAAGTTGGTTTTTTAAATTGTAAATAGGCTATACTACCACCCCAAATTATTAAATTACACAGTAGCCAAATTTTAAGATAAAAGTTCTTTCCTCTAGGCTTATTTCGGGGCTGATCTTGATAATGGCTAAGATCGGGTTTAACTAAATTTACTAAAGAAGAATATTCTAAATTGTGACCATTCTCTTTTTTTGGCTGAATTTCTAAAGTCTGAGATTGTGGAATTGATTTGACAATTTTGTTGATTAGCCCAGGGGCAAATTGCGAGTAACCAAGATTGACAAAGGATATCGCTTTGATCAATTCTTCTTTTGGAGTATTTTTCAATAAATATCCAGTTGCCCCTGCTTGTAGAGAACGAGAAACATATTTGTCGTCGTTATACATACTTAAAATAATGACCTTGACCTCGATAAACTTTTGGCAAATTATCGAAGTTGTTTGAATCCCATCAAGTCCAGGCATTTCCAGATCGATTAGTACTACATCGGGCTTTAATATTTCTACTTGCTCTATAGCACTATGACCATCACTAGCGGTACCAACAATCTTAAAGTTTTCTACTGGCTCTAGCCAAGCTCGAATAGATTCTCTAACAGTTTTTTGATCATCTACTAGTAAAATTCGAATCATAATTCATAATTATTTTATCTGTATATAATCTCATTTTGAGCGATATTTATTCGAGGCAATTACTAAAAAATCTAAGCAGCAAATTTTATTTTAAGTACAAAAAACCATAGTTTAATTCATAATTTTTTCTCACCTAATAACATACATTTTAAGCATACTTTTGTGAACTACCGTATTAACGTAGCGCACGTGACCAGTGTAAACTAGACATTTAAGGCCTTGTTACTCAATCTTACCAAGATAAACTGCGCTCAACTGCTTTACAGCAAAAATAATTTTGCTAGAGATGAAAAATAGCATTAGTATAAACAGACCATCTGTAACGAGTAATACTATTAATAATAATCGACTTATTTTATAGTACTGTGAACAGATAACTTTTTATCATCCTTAAAAAAACAAAATTAACTTTTAAAAAGTAAAAAATTTATCAAATTTTTTCTTGTAAATTAAATCTAATATGTGCTAATTTGCTAGATATTAACATCTAAGTGTAAATACTTAGTAAAGTCAATTTAATTTCTAGATATATTTTGAAGCATCAAATCTGAGGCTGCTTGCAAAGTCTTAACCAAAATGTTTCGAGATGTTTATAGATTACACATAAGCTTGGATCCCCAGCTGAATATGAAGAACAATCCCACACTCACAATTTTTTATCAATTCGATCCTTGGAGTAGTAGTATTGGCGGTATTCAGACTTTTATTTGCTCCTTTTTGAAATATGCTCCAGCAGAGTTTGAAGTGAGGCTAGTTGGTACTGGAGGCAAGAACTCAGATATTGGGCAATGGTCTGAAAAGGATTTTGCAGGTAGATCTATAAAATTTATGCCTGTAGTTCGTGTCGAGAACGATGATGTCCGACATCTGGTTCCTACAACCCTAAAATACACATATGCGTTATCAAAGCATGACTTTAGCTCTGATTTTATGCATTTTAATCGGATAGAGACGGCATTGGCTAGTCGCAAATGGCGGGGAGAAAAAATTCTTTTTGTCCACAACGATATTCAGAAGCAGATGAATTCTACTGATGGTAACAATGCTATCCTCTGGCAAAAGTTTCCCGCCCTGTATTTCGCTTTGGAAAGCTATTTGATGAGACGGTTTGACCATATTTATTCTTGTCATACAGATACAGCAGAGTTTTATCAGCAAAAATATCCAGACTTAGCTCAATCGATTAGCTATCTGGAAAATACAGTAGATGAAGAAGTCTTTTATCCTCTGGATTCTGAAGTTGACAAGCAAGTTCAAAGTCGCAACTTGGCTAGGGAAATGGGACTAGTAGACAATACCCGCTTCCTACTTTTTGCAGGTCGTTTACATCCTCAGAAAGATCCGCTGCTACTAATCGAAGCGTTTGCTAGTTTAAATGAGCCTGACACTCATCTCTTGATAGCAGGTGCAGGAGAGTTGGAAACAGAGATTCGCTTTAGGATAGCTGATGCTGGTTTAGGCAAAAAAATAACTTTGCTTGGCGCAGTGCCTCAAGCAAAACTTGCTAGTCTGCACAGAGTTAGTAGTGTTTTTGTTCTTTCCAGTGTTTATGAAGGTTTACCTTTAACGGTACTAGAAGCACTTTCTAGTGGAACGCCAGTGGTGACAACAAATTCAGGAGAGACACCGAATTTTTTGACTGCTGATAGTGGCATTGTTTGTGATGAAAGAACGCCAAAAGCGATCGCCGATGCTTTAAGACAAGTGCTGCAAAACCCAGAACAGTATTTATCCGCAGCTTGTGTACGGACAGCTAAACCATATAGTGCCAAGACAGTTGTGGGAAAAGTCTACCAAGATATGCTCAAGCGTTGGGAGTTAAACAACTCGGTTGGGATGGACGCTAATCAACATCTTTCTTTAGTCAGTTCATAGCTGAGTAATTTTCAAAAAGTCAACATACAACTTACTGATTTAAATACATGAAAATCGCCGTCATCGGGGTCAAAGGACTTCCTGCTAAACAAGGTGGGATAGAACATTATTGTCAGGCACTATACCCTAAAATAGTTGAACGTGGACATACTGTTGATTTATATGCTCGTGCTAGCTACATTAAGCAGTCTTGGCTTTCTACTTATCAGCATCAAGGAGTTAGAGTAATTTGTTTACCTTCTCTACCGATCAGAGGATTAGATGCTTTTACTAGTTCTGGTCTAGCAGCTTTAGTATGTGCATTTCGCGGTTATGATGTCGTTCATTTTCATGCTTTGGGCCCATCTTTATTTAGTTTTATCCCGCGACTTTTATCTTCAGCAAAGATAGTTGCTACCTGTCAGGGATTAGATTGGCAAAGAGGAAAGTGGGGAAAATCTTCTAGTAGTGTCATTCGCTTGGGTGAGAAAATGGCAGCTAAATATGCTCACAATATCATAGTAGTTTCCAGAGCATTACAAGATTATTTTAAACAAACCTACGATCTAGATTCTGTTTACATACCAAATGCTCCAGGCATATATGCAAAGTCCAATCCAGATTTTGAGTTTGTTAAATCACGTGATTTAAAGCCCAGCAAATACTTTTTATTTTTGGGTCGACTAGTACCAGAAAAAAGACCTGATTTACTTTTACAAGCCTTTAGGCAATTAAATCAATCAGACTGGAAACTTGTTTTAGCAGGTGGAGACAGTGATACAACAGAGTACATTTCAGAACTAGTTGATTTAGCTAAGGATAACCCAAATATAATTTTTGCAGGAGAACTAAGGGGTAGTCGTTTAGCAGAAATGGTTCGGGGTGCAGGAGTCTTTGTACTACCATCTGATTTAGAAGGATTACCTTTAGCAATGTTAGAGGCAATGAGAGAGAGAGTTCCCGTAGTAGCCAGTGACATTCCCCCACACAAACAATTAATCGGCAGCGATCGCGGAACTTTATTTAAAGCTGGAAGTCTTATTTCCTGTGTTACTGCTCTCAAAAAAGCGATAAATCAGCCAAAACAGTTGGCCTCAATGGCACAAAAAGCGCAAAAATATATCCAGCACAATTATACCTGGGAAAAAATTACTGCTGATAATCTTTCGGTATATTCTCAAGAATTTGAGATTGGGCAAGTGGAAAACTCAACTAATGATTCCCCTGCAGAATACTCCGAAACAAAAGTTGCTCAATCTTTAAAAAGTTAAACACTATCTCTAAAAATCAGAGAAGTACTGTTAATTAAGGTATTCCGACAGATTATTGAGCCGACAATACTTAGGAAAAATGTTTAATCATCTCAAAAAAGGTCGATTTGATTTGAGTATCAAAAAGGTTATTCAATTTATGATTCCTCAAGATGACGTTCGATCTGCTAAAGTCATGACTTTTTTACTCAAGCGTACTTTTGATATTTTCTGGTCTGGTCTAATTTTGTTGATTGTCGCCATACCGATGATTATTGTGATGATACTAATCAAAATAGATTCACCTGGATCGGCTTTTTTTAGTCAGACTAGAATTGGCTTAAGAGGCAAGCCGTTTAAATTACTAAAATTACGCACTATGGTAGCAAATGCTGCCAAGATTCAACTATCGTTAGAAAACGATAATGAAATAGAAGGGGGAGTGTTATTCAAAATTAAGCAAGATCCACGCATAACCAGAATTGGTAAATTTCTCCGACGCTATAGTATTGATGAAATACCTCAATTAATCAACGTTCTTAAAGGTGAAATGAGTTTAGTAGGGCCACGACCTTTAACCCTGAGAGATTCGGCTAAATTACCAGAAAAGCAATTTGTCCGTACAGAAGTTTTACCTGGCATCACTGGTTTTTGGCAAGTTTCTGGTCGCTCGGAAACTAGTTCAGAACATTTAGGTGAGTGTGATTGCTTTTATGTAAAAAAATGGTCTTTGTCTCTTGATTTTTTAATTTTACTTAAAACTGTCGCGGTAGTTATTAGTGGTGAAGGTGCATATTAAATTAATTATTCGATATTAGCGATAGACAATTAGGGTGATCGGCTAGGAGGTAGGAGTAGTGGGTAGTAGGTAGTGTAGTTAGTAAAAAAACGTCTTTACATTGTCTAGTATTGCTGTCTATTAGTTACGGATCATGACTTTAAATAAATAGCAGATTAACTCTCTTAAGATCAGGCTATCTTAAAATAGCAATTGTACTTATCGCTGATTTAAGTTGAAATTAAAGTCAGTAGATGGGTCGCCCCATCTACTGCTCTACAAAACGGTACGTGAACCTTTCAATTCATACCGCTCCTCAATAAAACAGCTGTTGTCATCAGTACGTCTCAGGCTTACGTGATTAACATTCCTTCACCCCAATACCATCCTTCAATGAGGATAGATGTTTTGAAGGTTGTCTTTCGTTTGAGCCGTCTATTTTTGACTTTTTATCATGGCAATGTCGATGTAGCAATTGAAGATTGTTGTAATAATCCGTTCCACCCTTCGATTTTGGGATTATATGGT is a window from the Pleurocapsa minor HA4230-MV1 genome containing:
- a CDS encoding O-antigen ligase domain-containing protein produces the protein MKTIATIAPQNLPEKLIWYYIIGTYLIYYLGGQYLLAPLLGYFLVLYLFWQWWNQTTATLPEDKITIPFTVWLWVIGMVMIQIALIVGHFDFDLGLAKMINSSVNRCFRTWLLFPLFMLVGSLKIRPQLIYRAICIFCVQGLVMVMIASLVRIPDLAFNSPLHVFGGSENFYQVYVFGSMMDNGTEFRLQLFAPWPPALGLVANIYFFLALQEPDRKWRLLGMSGAVAMIVGSASRLAIVCLPIAWFLSWLLANISRPLIQLLTGLVAFGSGFLAPTIINVMQAAQDKFTSSRAGSSEVRAALAKIALYRWKNEALIWGHGTVGDGGPTITANIAIGTHHTWFSVLYNHGLVGCLGLAIPLVWSLVKLVVKAQKSQIAQVGLKIILVLLIFTSGENLESLAHLYWPGLVILGIAFQESFSWLPLSSNRFSTLN
- a CDS encoding response regulator, with product MIRILLVDDQKTVRESIRAWLEPVENFKIVGTASDGHSAIEQVEILKPDVVLIDLEMPGLDGIQTTSIICQKFIEVKVIILSMYNDDKYVSRSLQAGATGYLLKNTPKEELIKAISFVNLGYSQFAPGLINKIVKSIPQSQTLEIQPKKENGHNLEYSSLVNLVKPDLSHYQDQPRNKPRGKNFYLKIWLLCNLIIWGGSIAYLQFKKPTYTSKWAIALPSSNLSTSINLPEVGQASSESGSPFNSDFADPRENYKYLVETDEVLKASASKIKVPSKKFGNPKVQIIENTTLIQLQIEGNTPRIAQAKALALQSALEENLNRLREDESGNQSQNLEKTLKQTRQKLEAARKKLADFQTRTRLSSGEQPNILVNNIEQLRLQSSEITAEKQKVTARSNELSSNLGLSTREAADALILNSDPQFKEYLNNYSQVSTELIKLKAKYLDNYPSVVAQQAEKNDIEAELYQRGESLLGRPFTQATLKTLNTNSNNSSESQRADLFQELISSQAEEKGLENQATELNKQITSLETKLATLTRYGSELEKLRRDVQLSEAVFSSTATRADLNKSQTSAAYPPMSLISQPSLPKELTSPNYKYVLLGSFFSSLLLTTGICSLWWRDRRFYAPLFWENNSNHNNHKSLSNSRNIVQEILKK
- a CDS encoding glycosyltransferase family 4 protein; protein product: MTNPKVTIVVGGRWHAIDLARELYQAGWLHRVITNYPKFKTRQWGVPDDKVVSLPLTLILNRAIPKIGGEKVMKKFLPQSYRWFAQAAVLYLEGSTLIHVWSSMAEPTINWAKQNGIPVILERSSAHITVQSQILEEEYKQLGLKFVSSEVYPEIVAQELQEYQLADRIAVPSLFAKRTFLQQGFNKTQLIHNPLATSLETFSPGAKEDDVFRAVYAGSLGVRKGIHYLVRAFIQANLPNSELVLLGKAMPETPYLLKDADERVKCPGHVSETELAQYYRNSSVFVMSSLEDGFGMVLAQALACGLPIISTSNTGAEDLLRMQSTNPIDLGDQIAEYPSGYLVPPKEYQAIASILRLLATNLEILKQKQEAALNFDSEALSWSAYAQRSMTAYQHLINSQTQSK
- a CDS encoding glycosyltransferase family 4 protein; the protein is MKIAVIGVKGLPAKQGGIEHYCQALYPKIVERGHTVDLYARASYIKQSWLSTYQHQGVRVICLPSLPIRGLDAFTSSGLAALVCAFRGYDVVHFHALGPSLFSFIPRLLSSAKIVATCQGLDWQRGKWGKSSSSVIRLGEKMAAKYAHNIIVVSRALQDYFKQTYDLDSVYIPNAPGIYAKSNPDFEFVKSRDLKPSKYFLFLGRLVPEKRPDLLLQAFRQLNQSDWKLVLAGGDSDTTEYISELVDLAKDNPNIIFAGELRGSRLAEMVRGAGVFVLPSDLEGLPLAMLEAMRERVPVVASDIPPHKQLIGSDRGTLFKAGSLISCVTALKKAINQPKQLASMAQKAQKYIQHNYTWEKITADNLSVYSQEFEIGQVENSTNDSPAEYSETKVAQSLKS
- a CDS encoding glycosyltransferase family 2 protein produces the protein MPKVSVVIPAYNAMAYLPETIANVLKQTYTDFEVVVINDGSTDKIEEWITQEVSDRQVKLISQANLGATAARNTGISESQGEYLAFLDADDLWESTKLAKQVEVLDSHPEVGLVYTWVTYINEQGNSTGRVVNHQQEGDVWQELTKGNLIECGSVPMVRRECFEKCGVFDCNLGSFVEDWDIWLRIANYYQFKVVKESLVYYRQVPNSGSRNWQAMAKGYQLVIEKAFATAAWEDLFLRNKSYGTANLVVGWKALQCQTKDYQQASYFRSQALRHDPWLFFSKEYFRLSIAIALMSWFGANGYQRFLSFFYALRRGTRNVFSVSR
- a CDS encoding sugar transferase, which encodes MFNHLKKGRFDLSIKKVIQFMIPQDDVRSAKVMTFLLKRTFDIFWSGLILLIVAIPMIIVMILIKIDSPGSAFFSQTRIGLRGKPFKLLKLRTMVANAAKIQLSLENDNEIEGGVLFKIKQDPRITRIGKFLRRYSIDEIPQLINVLKGEMSLVGPRPLTLRDSAKLPEKQFVRTEVLPGITGFWQVSGRSETSSEHLGECDCFYVKKWSLSLDFLILLKTVAVVISGEGAY
- a CDS encoding glycosyltransferase family 4 protein, which gives rise to MKNNPTLTIFYQFDPWSSSIGGIQTFICSFLKYAPAEFEVRLVGTGGKNSDIGQWSEKDFAGRSIKFMPVVRVENDDVRHLVPTTLKYTYALSKHDFSSDFMHFNRIETALASRKWRGEKILFVHNDIQKQMNSTDGNNAILWQKFPALYFALESYLMRRFDHIYSCHTDTAEFYQQKYPDLAQSISYLENTVDEEVFYPLDSEVDKQVQSRNLAREMGLVDNTRFLLFAGRLHPQKDPLLLIEAFASLNEPDTHLLIAGAGELETEIRFRIADAGLGKKITLLGAVPQAKLASLHRVSSVFVLSSVYEGLPLTVLEALSSGTPVVTTNSGETPNFLTADSGIVCDERTPKAIADALRQVLQNPEQYLSAACVRTAKPYSAKTVVGKVYQDMLKRWELNNSVGMDANQHLSLVSS